The Lolium rigidum isolate FL_2022 unplaced genomic scaffold, APGP_CSIRO_Lrig_0.1 contig_20310_1, whole genome shotgun sequence genomic sequence AGGGAGAAGAAGTTGCAGGTTAGGGAGGAACAAGTTGCAGGCTGGCTGGGGAGGAAGAACCTGCTGGCTTTTCTGGAGAGGAAGAAGCTGCAATGTAGAAGCTGCAATAGAGATTTGGAGGAGTTGCAGGATGGGGGAGGAAGAAAGATCTGGAGGAGTAGCAGGatggggaggaagaagagagaaaaGGAAGGCTGGGAAGGGAGCGTGCAGCAGTAGAAGGAAATGGAAGGGAAATAGGGGACGGGAGAACGGTGGGCCCGACGTGATTCTGTCGGGATTCGATCCTAATCTGCTGGAATCCGGGCTGGGGGGATCCGTAGCAGTTCGGTCGGACGGAGGGTGGGAGGGGGGCACTTTCCTTTTTTGGCTCGATGGCTGGCTGGAAGCAAGCAACGTTTGCTCGCTAGATGCGTCCAACAATGGTCTTTCGCGGATAACCGCACAGTACAATGCTATAGACATGTCCAGATTGACCACACAGCACAAGCCCACTTCATTTATGTGGGTATATGCGGCAGGATGCAGGACTCCCGCGGGCATCCCATTGCAGGCTGACCCCTATCCTTATCTATCCACGGGACGGGGCACACGGCCACTTTCCCCCTCCACTCTCCGGCACCGCTCCTCTCCCGCTCGCCGTGCCAAATGCCGCCGCCCATGGCGCTCTCCATCTCCTCCTCGACCACCACCCTCCCGCCCTTCCCCGcgcgccaccgccacctcctccacccctccGCCACCCCCGCGCCCCGCGTCCTCCGCGGCCGCGTGTTCTCCACGGGCTACGCCGCCAGCTTCtacggcggcgcggcggggatGCGCACCCGCAGCCGCGACAACGAGGAGGTCGGGGACGAGGACGTGGACGGGTCATcctccggcttcggcggcgggctCGGGATGTCGGCCTCCGAGGCGGCGCTGGCGCTGGAGGAGCGCGAGATGCCGCCCTGCCCGCCCGGCCTGCGCCAGTACGAGTCCATGATCGTGCTCCGCCCCGACATGTCCGAGGAGGAGCGCCTCGCCCTCATCCAGCGCTACGAGGAGGTAAATCCTATACCCTGCGGTTCCAGCCACCAACATTCTGCAGCTCGATCGCCTCTGCCGCTGCAGTTCAGTTCACACATGATGAGTTCATGCGAAAATACAGTTGCAGTAGGAAGCAATGTGACATCGTGTCCCTTGAACTGTTTAGCTAGCTACAATTCGATCACTGGTACCCATCCAACTGCAATGTGCATATGGATTCAAATACAAGGGCGTTAGCCAGTGTGACAGCGTTCGCTTGAGTCTTCAGTCACTGTTTGATGTTTGTTGAATCGGTTAGACAGTACAATTCCATCATGGGAACCAATCTCACTGCGATTTACACATCAGCCAGTGTGACAGTGTTCGCTTGAGTCGTCAGTCACTGTTTGGCATTTGTTGACCTGAAGGCTTTGGGTAAAGTATGGTGCATGAAAAATTTGTCTGTCTTTGTCAGCTTAAGATGAACTGGTTAGGATGAGTGCACGGTCGATATCTACACCGCTTAACCGAAACAATGCCCCCTTCTTGCTCATCAATGTTCCAACTTATCCATGAGttagatattctatcaattggtaAAGAAAAGACTAGAGAATAATATCTTACCACTGACACACCTTACACAAGGTAGGTACTAGTAAAAACAGTCACATTACCCCCACAAATCCCGCACCTGGTTCGTCAAACTTGAACCAAGTTCGGTGGAATTTGGAAGCGGCTCATCTCAAACCTGAGCAATTGCATTTGCATCCAATGCACCTGTTGTCCGCCATTCTGCTTACCGGTGCTGTTCCTCTGTGTTCTGCAGCTGCTTGTTGCCGGGGGCGCCATGTACGTGGAGGTCTTCAACCGGGGGGTCATCCCGCTAGCCTACAGCATCAGGAAGAGGAACAGCAGGACCGGGCTGCCCTTCACCTTCTACGACGGCATATACCTCCTCTGGACGTACTTCACCAAGCCCGAGTCCGTGGACGCGCTCCAGCTGAAGGTCAACGCTGATGATGACGTCATCCGCTCGACCAGCTTCAAAGTCCGCAAGAGAAGAGTTTACTAGAATCAGTTGTCAAATTCGTTTCCTCTGGACTGGACTGAAAGCACTCAAGGCTTCAGGTTTTGGTTTGTGTTTATATCATACGAGAATGCTACTGCCGCCTTTGGTGTAGATTTATGGCTTCTCTTGCTGTTGTTGAGAGGAATCCTACCCTTTGATGTGTTTATATTCTAGAAAATTTCGTTGGTACCTGACATCATACCTTCTCAGCAAGCAAACACTACAGAACTGAATTTAAGATAGTCAAGCAGGAAGAATAGAACTATTAGGGAATCTCTAGTCGATCCTTAAAACGGTTAGAGGAGTACATTTTACACTCCTCTATAGTGCACATAGCCTAACCCTAAAATGAAAACCGGTTCCCGCTGACGGCCCCCCCTACCATGGCGGCGCAGCCGTCCTATGCCCGAGGAGGCTTCGGCTCCTACTGTGGCGGcgcatcttcttcctcgagtATTGCGTGCGGCAGCGAGTGCGAGGAACGTGGGTGGGGGAGATAATCGACCACAAAACCCACAAGAGGCGTTGGAGGCACGGGTACCCACAAGAGGCGTTGGCGGCACGGGTGTATGACAGCGAGTTGGTGTTGCGGCTCAGAGGCGCGGGTGAACTTCCCCTTGGGCCATGCCAGCTTGCCGGATGTGGCTCCGGTCGACCCCCGATTGGCCTCTGCGTGCAAGCCGAGGGATGATAGGGAGGCCTAGCGCCGGTGAGGAGTACATGACTGAGCTCCGTTGCCGGTATCCAGAACACCTCGAGGAGTGCCATGCTTATGCACTCTATAAGGCAAGGAAGACCGACAAAGCCACTGCCAAAGTCATCGAGCTCAGCTCCGACACCAACGGGTTCGGTGAAGGCAATGGTAGATGAGTTCTCCAGAGCAAGTGAGCAACGAGAAATAGACTTCGTTTAATGGCAGTTATTTTAGTTTATCTTAGTAGTTCAAATCGAGTTTAATGTACGACTTTATGTCAACTCTGTATGAATTTGTATTCAAATTTGTATGAATTTGTGTTGAAGGAGTTAAGTTTAGGGGTTCAATTAGAAACTGCACTTTTGCACTTTTTTAGAGGTGAATTTTTTCTAGAGGAGCAAATATACTTCTCTAATAATACTCCGCAGTTTTCCTCTAAATTTTGAGGTATTAGCTCGAAATGCGCTCAGAGACTCAGGTACCGTCACTAACAGATTACTGAAGGATCAAAGAGTTGAACGAGTATAAATGGTCACATTTCACCGGCTGGTTAATGCACGTAATGAGGTAAAGCAAAATGAATCAGCCATGAATCAGATGAGATACATCCTCTACAAGTTGCAGAAAACTAGCTCGATACCATCACGTGAGTTTGACAAGTGAGCCCAATGAAAGTTGAATTGCTGCTAAAAATCTAGTGCTGATGGACAGAAAATTTAACTGGTTTCAGCACATCATTTATAACATATATAAAACAGTATATTCAGGTACACCACATTAGGTCAGACAAACAGAAAGATACAGAAAGTACAAGGTTCATCAATCCAGCACCAAGACAATGTAATGCTCTTCCTTACTCCACTACAAAGCACAACTCAACCATAACCATCATGTAGGAAGACCAGAGTACTCCAAAATCAGCCAGCCATGGAGCAACAGATTCAGTATCTATCCTGGCGCCTGAAAATCAAAACAAATTGTCAGGTTGGCCTATGATAATATAACATTTAAATAACAAAACAGAAAAGTAtcatgttcattctcatgacatgtTTTAAGTTCGGCAAGAACATATCAACAAGCATGAAGGCAGACTTCCTGCAATTGGATAAAGGAAAATAATACAAAATTGATGTTTCAGCAATACCTGCTGCGTTCCCTCGATCGAGAACGTTCCCTTCTCCTCGAATCAGGGCCGCGGGAGCGGTCATAGTCTCTGTCCCGGTCACGGTCATGGCGGCGGCCACTATCATGGCGCCTATCACGATCCCTATCGTGGTCTCTTCTGCTTTCCCGAGGTTCAACTCTGTCCTTCCTTTCTGCATCTCTATCCCTGGATGCCCGCCCATTGCGGTCCTTGCTGTGTTCTCTTGATCTAGGAAACGAGATATGAACTTTCAGATTTTGTTGTTTATAATAgtctaaaataaaacaaagatgGGAAGGACCATTACCGTCTGTCATCCTCAGATTTATCAGTCCTTCTTTTGTTCCTGTCCTCCTGTAAGTCAATTATGATATTGTTTTAGAATGAAATTTTTTTTACAATCGACATACAAGTAGAGACTTCAATTCAAAAGACGGTAAAAAAACGAAGAGAAGCGTCAAAATGAAAGGCGAGGATACATTACAGTTGAGATTAGTTCAGCAATGACAACTTACATATTCATGGAGCAGGCGGCATATGAACAAGTTGTAACTTACAGGTAAAGATGGCAAATGGTGCACTTTCAGAGTAACTTAACCGGTACTATTTATCACCAGCTCTACAAAATATGGATCACCAAGCAGAAAGCAAGCTCCAGCTTCTGATCAACATAATACTAAGCTGAGTATATGTGAGGAAGTTGACACAATTAAGTAAACATGATTCGCCATACCATGGTCTGCTCACTCCTATGCTTACATTTGTCAATATACAGTGGCAGCTGTTGTTGCCATGGGAAGGAGGATGGTTGTCACATGAGATTCCACTTATGCAACACTGACTAATTCCTGTAATGACTATCGTAACAACCATGGCGCCCTCCAATGTGAGATAAAATAGCATATAGAGAAGGCAAGAACCTGGAGGCTCTTCCTTGAGATAAGAAAACTCACAGATGCCAAAAGGCCCAAAACAGAGTAACTCTTTAAAGCAGAAAATGGGACATTACAATCATCACCTGATAAAGATGTTCAAAATTTGCACCTTAACAAACTTAGAAGAACAACAAAAGATGCCATAAACTAATTTGACAAAACAGAATGCAAGTCTTAACAAAATCATGTGGATTTCTTGTTTTAATGTGTTTATGCCTTTCAGGTGAATATCTGAACTACTAAACTTTGGTCAAATGCTCCCAACATCATACTTTACTGGTAATGAAGAATGTACCTGGAGTTCTTTCAGTTTCTCACGAATCAGCATATAGCCCAAGTGTAGCTTCCCTCCAAAATGGTCCGCAAGACGTCGATCACTGTACAATATGGCATGAGATAATTTCCTTCTTAAAGGTTCAATTCGGATAAACATTTAGAGAGTGGGAGCTAAAGGTATTACTTGTCATAGACACTCAGAAATGCTCCACATATATCACAGAGGCGCAACTTTTGATCAGTCTAAAGAATGGACAGAGAATACCATTAGCAATGACAGGGCATATATGAGCATAAGTTTGAGAtgtttagatgtaaaagaataggaaatTTCTGCAAGGAAAAGAATAAATAACCCTAGGAAATAATAGTCTGTTGTGGCAACCAAATTTTTAGAGTAAATTACTTATGACACAATCTTAATTTACAGCATTCAACAATATAAAAAGTGCACACATGCATAATGCATCTATACCAATTACAGCAAACAAGAACAAACTCATAAATTTCAAAAGATACTAAATGCAGAGGT encodes the following:
- the LOC124680594 gene encoding 30S ribosomal protein S6 alpha, chloroplastic, which translates into the protein MPPPMALSISSSTTTLPPFPARHRHLLHPSATPAPRVLRGRVFSTGYAASFYGGAAGMRTRSRDNEEVGDEDVDGSSSGFGGGLGMSASEAALALEEREMPPCPPGLRQYESMIVLRPDMSEEERLALIQRYEELLVAGGAMYVEVFNRGVIPLAYSIRKRNSRTGLPFTFYDGIYLLWTYFTKPESVDALQLKVNADDDVIRSTSFKVRKRRVY